A genomic window from Quercus lobata isolate SW786 chromosome 10, ValleyOak3.0 Primary Assembly, whole genome shotgun sequence includes:
- the LOC115966101 gene encoding CLAVATA3/ESR (CLE)-related protein 12-like gives MALKLNSRFFTLILWLSLFLLFFHGMWVTFNSKNNRSIHNNKIPLSHQTTTTTTTLSNRRVLISKINFSQFLQHQQQQQQRHHVAAPPESAGTEIDPRYGAEKRLVPTGPNPLHH, from the coding sequence ATGGCTTTAAAGCTAAATTCTCGTTTCTTTACTCTCATTCTTTGGCTCTCTCTTTTCCTGTTATTCTTTCATGGCATGTGGGTCACTTTCAATAGCAAGAATAATAGAAGCATCCACAACAACAAAATACCTCTCTCTCATcaaactactactactactactactttgAGTAACAGGAGAGTATTGATTAGCAAAATCAACTTCTCCCAGTTCCTCCAGCaccagcagcagcagcagcagcggCATCACGTGGCTGCGCCGCCTGAATCAGCTGGAACAGAGATCGACCCACGTTATGGTGCTGAAAAGCGCCTTGTCCCAACTGGTCCAAACCCTTTGCACCATTGA